The sequence tataacttaTATCACCCgataataaataatacctattactttttgtttaccgcttcaacaaccaCATAGCTAAGAAAGTTATAATCCACGAAAATTTAATTTGTATGCATATTGGGCGAAGGCCGCAGATCAATCTAATTTGTCAATAAAATgtgattttgtttgattttaaaaaacataaactaATTCTATGAAAACGGTTGCTATAGAACTTTAAATATTGAAGCAAAATCATTATTAAAAGGATTGATGCCCATGAGTTTAAGATACTACTGATATCTTTAATgcaaattattgaattttttaaaatttattttaaaataaactaaaataaaaaaatgacatgATATCAAATTAGACTGTTTGATTGATCGAACATATCAATATCCAACTAAATTCAAGAAACGCGTTATATTTAAAcaagaatattttaaaaagagtTTAATGATAGTACATAGTCactgtaaaaaaaaaagttacacatacatccaattaGAATGGTTTAAAGTATCAAAtcataaaagtatttaaaaatctACTGTATGATTTGGCACTTTATATGATTGTCATTGATTGAGAGTGTAAAAATAAGTGCATCATCCCTTTTCTCTTTTAAAAAacctaataatattaaatttgatattaattttgtttatgtGTTTGCGATGTTTACGCATATCAATTTTACATGTCAATTGTCAATATAATAATGAATCctcaatttttcttcttcttttcttttacgTGATCTCAGCTTTCAAATCTCAACCCTTAATCCACTTTTCTCCCTATTTTCAATTCCCAAAATCCTCTTTTCTTCCTATTTCAACGGCTTAGATATTTCCCAATTTTCTTCAACATgaactattttaattttaacatcACCACCGACACCATGTTCCTTCCTTACCGCCTAAATTAACATCACAGAATATCTTCCAACTTCGCCATTACTGCAAAATACAACTATAAATTCATCAATCAAAACACATAACAAactatcttcttttcttttctaatGGGTTCTCTACCGGCATTTCCAAACGGTTATCCTCCGAAACAAAGAATCACCACCCTAATTGACGAAACTACCCTCGCCGATCTCTTCAAATCCCAGCAAAACCACCTCAACTTCTTCTTCAACCGCATCGACCATTCCCAAACCCTAGCCTTCACACGCACTCTCCTCAACGCCTCCGGCACCGTCTTCTTCACCGGCGTCGGTAAATCCGGCTTCGTCGCACATAAAATCTCTCAAACACTCGTCTCCCTCGGCATCCGTTCTGCTTTCCTGTCCCCCGTCGATGCTCTGCACGGCGACATCGGAATCCTCACCGATCGCGATGTGCTCGTTCTTTTGAGCAAATCCGGTGCTACCGAGGAACTTATTCGCCTTGTTCCATGCGCTAGAGCGAAAGGTACGCGTCTCATTGCTGTGACGTCCGTTGAAGGGAACGCGCTTTCGGCGGTGTGTGACATGACCGTGCATTTGCCGTTGGAGAGGGAGCTTTGTCCGTTTAACCTTGCGCCTGTTACTTCCACTGCGATTCAAATGGTTTTTGGTGATACGGTGGCGATTGCTCTCATGGCTGCACGGAATCTCACCAAGGATGAGTACGCTGCTAACCATCCCGCTGGGAAAATCGGCAAGAGCCTCATCTTTAAGGTTTGCATGTCTCTTTCGTGCATGTTTTCTGTTTTATgaataaaatgaaataacaaaGTATGCATTTCCTGCTAAATTGTGATTAGTAATTATAGTAGATGTGATGAATAATCGCGAGGTTTGTTAGAGATCTCCAATTTTGCTGTTCTGGATGGCAATTTAGAAGCTCTTATCAGTGAATCAATCAAATGAATTTGGTTTTGAAGGAAATAATTGCGATCTATGAAGCACGGATTCCACACTGACAAATCAACACCAGTGATAATctgaaaaaacaaattaaatgtaATTACAAGTATTGGTGTCAGACTCGCCTTTTTTTTAGAGGTGTTGGTGCTACAGAGATTAGGATTACAATGTTGTAAAAGATCTTTGATATTGTTGTTGTGAATTGTGATTTAGTACTTTTTCTATCAGTAAATTAATTGGATCAATTACGTTTTCAGTGAAAACATTTTGATGAAGTGTAATTGGTTGTGATTGGGGTTGTGTGCAGGTAAGAGATGTGATGAAGAAAGACGAGGAGCTTCCTATTTGCAGGGAATCAGATTTGATTATGGATCAGCTTGTGGAGCTTACGAGTAAAGGATGTGGATGCCTTCTTGTTATTGACGATGATCGCCGTCTGATTGGGACATTTACTGATGGTGATCTGCGTCGTACCCTCAAAGCTAGTGGGGAAGGCATTTTCAAACTCACTGTAGGGAAAATGTGCAACAGGTAACAACACAGATCTGCACAAGCATTTTGCTTAAAAAACTTCTCTGATAGTTTCTGCACCCTCTAACATATGAAGTCAATAGGAATTTATATTagattgtgtgttttgtttgaggacattGGAGCTGTATGAATGATAGTGTGATGGTGAGTTTTAGAAATGATTTTGCCTATTCTAAAGCTTGTGTTCTCACACAGTGGCTTTAGGGCTATTATAGCACAGCAGAATTTGAACAACTCGCCATTGTTCTGCAATACCCTGTTTTAGTACATAGTATTGTTAATTACTGCTCTCTAGCATAGCGAAGTTTAAACAAACCATTATTTTCTGTGGTATGTGAATGACAAAACAggttaaaacataattttaatataaagacAAGTGTTTGGTTAGTGTTAGATAGAATTGaatcatttatttaaaatatacttCAAACTTGCTTtcgaattaaaaatattttaatataaatcacCTCAATTGAAGCTCAATTTTGGCCAAATAAATAATTTGTGAATGTAATGCTTGCTCCATGACAGCTCTATGGTTACAAACATATGGATGTAATCTTGAACCTTTGATTTTGGGATTTCAGGAATCCAAGAACTATTGGTCCAGATGCAATGGCAGTGGATGCAATGAAGAAGATGGAAGCCCCTCCATCACCAGTCCAATTCTTGCCTGTGATAGATGATGACAATATTGTGATTGGGATTGTTACGTTGCATGGTTTGGTTTCAGCTGGTCTGTGATTATGTCTTATAAATCGTAGAGCCTATGTTGCTATTAGTTCATTGAGTCAGTCTTCAGCTGAGTTGTGATTATGTCGTATAAATCATAGAGCCTATGTTGCTATTAGTTCATTGAGTCATTCTTCAACTGGGTTGTGATTATGTCCTATAAATCATAGAGCCTATGTTGCTATTAGTTCATTGAGTTATTCTTCAGCTGGGTTGTGATTATGTTGTATAAATCATAGAGCCTATTTTTCGCTATTAGTTCATTGAGTTATTCTTCAGCTGGGTTGTGATTATGTCGGATAAATCATAGAGCCCATTTCCCTATTAGTTCCTTGAGTTATTCTTCAGCTGGGTTGTGATTATATCGTATAAATCATAGAGCCTATTTCGCTATTAGTTCACTGAGTCATTCTTTATAGCCCGCTATTAGCATTTGAATCCGCCCAATTTCGAGCGGGATTCTGGTGTTCTTCTGTAACTCTATTCCACAGGGAAATAGGATATCTTTTCCATCCCACTTTTGGTTCAAGAGTGCAAATTGTTTGATGAAAACAACTTTCTCCACACTCTACATTTCTATAAATCATCTAGAGTATTTTCGGACATGAAAAACACTACTTTTTGTTCAGAAGTGCACGTCCTGTGCCAACCCAGAAACTGTATTTTTTCTGGTTGGGAAAAGTTCCTCCCTTGTTTGATGCTATGTTGGACCTATTTGTCTCATGGGTCTGGCTTTCTATTACTATATCCGTATGTCTATTTATTGTCCTACTTTCAGGAAGTAAGAGATGTTGTTTATGAAGATTTgtgtaaattattaatttatcattGTATATTAGTTCCTCCCTTGTATAGAATGTTAAAAATATGCACATGTTTCAAGTTCCAACAATAGCTGATCTAGTTGCTAATGATTCAGCTCATATAGGATATAGACATTGGTTTTGGGGTATTTGAAAATGAACTTCTATGGCCACTTTACACCATTAAATCAGATTTGGTCTTTatataaactagtaacaaacccgggCATTCGCACGGATTATCGTATGGGACGCGTATTTGTTGTAGATgtacatttttaaatagaaaaatgtctggtacccgtgaaaaaaataataattaaaggtatagaaaaatgtctggtacccgtgaaaaaataataattaaatgtataaaaaaaatgtctggtactcgtgaaaaaataataattaaatgtatagaaaaatatctgatatccgtgaaaaaataataattaaatatatagaaaaatttctggtacccgtgaaaaaataataattaaatgtatagaaaaatgtctggtacccgtgaaaaaataataattaaatgtatagaaaaatgtctggtacccgtgaaaaagtaataattaaatgtatagaaaaatgtctggtacccgtgaaaaagtataattaaatgtatagaaaaatgtctggtacccgtaaaaaaataaattgaatgtataattattttaatttggtgttataaaaaataaaaattatcatctTAGTAAAATACTATTTTCAACATCGAAattatcatttttaaatatataatatataaagaaaTTGTTACTCATTCATGTTATGCATacaaacacacacacaaaaaTTCAATAAGGAAAAAATTGTTGCTATATTTCTTCATCCAGAAAAAATAATTCAAatctaaacaaaaattaaatttatttatatattacatTAAAACATCATTGGTATGCGTTTAATATATAATTGCAAAATAGTTTTATATAGAATGAATTTTGGGGACTATATATAATGGCTAGtgtaatttattatatttcatttttaattgaagTCATTAGTCAAATTTGACATTAACTCAATGAAGATTTAATTTGTTGAGAC is a genomic window of Vicia villosa cultivar HV-30 ecotype Madison, WI unplaced genomic scaffold, Vvil1.0 ctg.002934F_1_1, whole genome shotgun sequence containing:
- the LOC131640092 gene encoding probable arabinose 5-phosphate isomerase, which encodes MGSLPAFPNGYPPKQRITTLIDETTLADLFKSQQNHLNFFFNRIDHSQTLAFTRTLLNASGTVFFTGVGKSGFVAHKISQTLVSLGIRSAFLSPVDALHGDIGILTDRDVLVLLSKSGATEELIRLVPCARAKGTRLIAVTSVEGNALSAVCDMTVHLPLERELCPFNLAPVTSTAIQMVFGDTVAIALMAARNLTKDEYAANHPAGKIGKSLIFKVRDVMKKDEELPICRESDLIMDQLVELTSKGCGCLLVIDDDRRLIGTFTDGDLRRTLKASGEGIFKLTVGKMCNRNPRTIGPDAMAVDAMKKMEAPPSPVQFLPVIDDDNIVIGIVTLHGLVSAGL